The sequence below is a genomic window from Chthoniobacterales bacterium.
ACGAACCCCTGGCGACGGGGCCCTTTCACCAGCACGTTGAGCATCCAATGCATGCCGTAGTTCAAATACACGTAGGCCGTGCCCGGCCCGTGCCGCTCGACGAAGGCCCGCGAACTCGGCCGGAAAAACGTGTGGGACGCCGCGTCGCCCACGGTGTCGTAGGCTTCGGTTTCCACGATGATCCCCGAGCACTCGCCCCAAATCAGCTCCGCGCCGATCAACTGCCGGGCGCAGACCAGCGGCGCCCGCTCGAAAAAATCCCGAGTGATCACGCTCGCCTCGAGTTACAGCCCGCTCGGGTGGTCGAGGAACTCCCACGGCAGATCGAACTTTCGCTCGAGCGCCGCGCCGAGCGCCTTTACGCCGAAAGTCTCCGTCGCGTAATGCCCGGCGTAGATCAGATTCACGCCCAGTTCCTCCGCCGCAGTGAAGCTCCAATGCGGGCCCTCGCCAGTGAGGAAGGTGTCCACACCGGCCGCAGCCGCCTTTGCGATCTCGCCGCCGGCGCCGCCGGAGCAGATGCCCAGCCGCCGCACGCGGTCCGGTCCGCCCGGAGCGACATGCACCGGGGACTGCACGATAGCCTCGATTCGGTCGATGAGCTCTACCAACGGCTGGTTCACCGCGGCCTGCACGCCGATTTCAAGGAACGGCGTCGTGCGCCTGATCCCGAGGGCTTTCGCGAGCAGCGCGTTGTTGCCGAGTTTCGGATGGAGATCGAGTGGCAGGTGGGAGCTGTAAATGGCCAAGCCGGCCGTGATGGCCCGATGCAGCTTGCGGTAGAGCGCGCCGTCGATCCGCTGGGCGCCGCCCCAGAGAAAACCGTGGTGCACGATCAGCAGATCGGCGCCGGCCTCGACCGCCTGGTCGATCACCGCCTCGCAGGCGTCCACCGCGCAGGCCACGCGGGTGACCTCGCCCGCATTCGCGAGCTGCAGGCCGTTGTGCGCACCGGGGTAATCCTTGATCTCGTCCGTGCGGAGTTCCCGATCCAGAAAGGCGACGATTCCCGCGAGTTCCATGGCGCGAACATCCGTTAGTTCTGTAATTTCTGTCAAAGTCCTTTAACGTCCGCCCCCTATGCTCAAAGCCGGAATCGTGGGTCTGCCGAACGTTGGCAAATCGACCCTCTTCAACGCCCTGACCCGCACGCGCAAAGCCGCCGCGGCCAATTTTCCCTTCTGCACCATCGAGCCGAACGTCGGCATCGTGAGCGTGCCCGACGCCCGCCTCGACGAGCTCGCGAAGCTCAGCAAATCCGAGAAGACGCTGCCCGCAGCCATCGAGTTCGTCGACATCGCCGGCCTCGTGCGCGGCGCGAGCGAGGGCGAAGGCCTCGGCAACCAGTTCCTCTCGCACATCCGCGAGGTGGACGCGGTCGTGCAGGTCGTCCGCTGCTTCGAGGACGAGGACATTCATCACGTCTCCGGCTCTGTCGATCCCGTGCGCGACATCGAGGTCATCAACACCGAACTCATCCTCGCCGACATCGCCTCGCTCAAGAAACGCGCCGAACGCCAGACGAAGGGCGCCCGCGCCGGCGACAAGACCGCCAAGGCCGAGCTCGCCCTCATCGAAAAAATCCTGCCGCATCTCGACGGCGGAAAACCCGCGCTCACCGTCGAGCTGAGCGACGAGGAAAAGAAACTCCTCCGCGAGTTCTTCCTGCTCAGCGCGAAGCCCACGCTCTTCGCCTGCAACGTCCGCGAAGACGATCTCGCCGACCTCTCCGGCGACAAACCCGCCGCCCAGCACGTCGCCGCGGTGAAGAAATACGCGACCGAGCACCTCGGCTGCGAAGTCGTCGTCATCAGCGCCCAGATCGAGAGCGAGCTCGCCGAACTTCCGCCCGAGGAGGCGAAGGAATTTCTCGCCGGCCTCGGCGTGGACGACTCCGGCGTCGGCCTTCTCATTCGCGCGGCCTACCATCTGCTCGGCCTGCGCACGTATTTCACGACCGGGCCGAAGGAATCGCGCGCCTGGACGATCCACGAAGGCGACAAGGCGCCCGCCGCCGCCGGCGTGATCCACAGCGACTTCGAGCGCGGCTTCATCGCTGCGGAAACCGTCGCCTTCGAGGAGCTCAAGAAGTTCGGCAGCCAGGCCAGGGCCCGCGAGGCCGGCCGCCTGCGCATCGAAGGCAAGGAATACGTCGTGGCCGACGGCGACGTGATGGAATTCCGCTTCAACGTCTGAAAAATCCCCCGTGGCGTATCGGGGGTTCCGCGTCTAGAATTTCGGCCAGCCATGAAAGCCCTTCTCGCCGTCCTCGCGCTCGTCCTGATTTCCGGTGCGGCCTACGCCGACCAGCTCACCGCCGCCGTGCAGACGAAGCTCGGCAAGCTGGGCTACTACAATGGCCCGGTCGATGGTTCATGGGGCAGCCAGACCGCCGCGGCGGTGCGGCGGTTTCAGGTCGCGCAGGAACTGCGGGTGACCGGGGAATTGAACCCCGCCACGCTCAACGCGCTCGGCATCAAATCCGCGCCCGCTCCCACGCCCGAGGTCGTCGATCCCGGCAAGGCCCTGGCCGACATTTTCGTGGGCGGTCCCTATCTGAATTCCCCGCCGGAGTTCCAGGTCCGCACCGTCAAGAAGGCGCAGGAAAATCTGCGAGTGCTGCGCTTTTATCGCGGTCCGGTGAACGGCATGCCCAACGCCGCGCTCACGCAGGCGCTCGTCGATTACCAGGCCGCCAACCGCTTCAAGCGCACCGGCCGCCTCGACAAGACGACCCTTCAGGCGCTCGACCTGCTGTATCTCTCCTCCGACGATTAGAGAAAAAAGAGAACTGCACCGGGCGGGGATCGAACCCACAACCTCTGCCTTCGGAGGGCAGCGCTCTATCCAATTGAGCTACCGGTGCGCGGACGGAGACTATCCGCAAGCGCCGGGGGAATTGCAAGGACGCGCGCATCCCGTGTATGTCCCTGCGGGTGAAATCCCGCCTGCGCGAAATCCTCCAACCGGCCGTCATCGTCGGCGCCCTCGGCTACTTCGTCGATATCTACGACCTCACGCTCTTCCTCAGCGTGCGCAAGCCGAGCCTTACCGCTCTCGGCTTTTCCGGCCAGGAGCT
It includes:
- a CDS encoding peptidoglycan-binding domain-containing protein, with the protein product MKALLAVLALVLISGAAYADQLTAAVQTKLGKLGYYNGPVDGSWGSQTAAAVRRFQVAQELRVTGELNPATLNALGIKSAPAPTPEVVDPGKALADIFVGGPYLNSPPEFQVRTVKKAQENLRVLRFYRGPVNGMPNAALTQALVDYQAANRFKRTGRLDKTTLQALDLLYLSSDD
- a CDS encoding Nif3-like dinuclear metal center hexameric protein; translation: MELAGIVAFLDRELRTDEIKDYPGAHNGLQLANAGEVTRVACAVDACEAVIDQAVEAGADLLIVHHGFLWGGAQRIDGALYRKLHRAITAGLAIYSSHLPLDLHPKLGNNALLAKALGIRRTTPFLEIGVQAAVNQPLVELIDRIEAIVQSPVHVAPGGPDRVRRLGICSGGAGGEIAKAAAAGVDTFLTGEGPHWSFTAAEELGVNLIYAGHYATETFGVKALGAALERKFDLPWEFLDHPSGL
- the ychF gene encoding redox-regulated ATPase YchF, with the protein product MLKAGIVGLPNVGKSTLFNALTRTRKAAAANFPFCTIEPNVGIVSVPDARLDELAKLSKSEKTLPAAIEFVDIAGLVRGASEGEGLGNQFLSHIREVDAVVQVVRCFEDEDIHHVSGSVDPVRDIEVINTELILADIASLKKRAERQTKGARAGDKTAKAELALIEKILPHLDGGKPALTVELSDEEKKLLREFFLLSAKPTLFACNVREDDLADLSGDKPAAQHVAAVKKYATEHLGCEVVVISAQIESELAELPPEEAKEFLAGLGVDDSGVGLLIRAAYHLLGLRTYFTTGPKESRAWTIHEGDKAPAAAGVIHSDFERGFIAAETVAFEELKKFGSQARAREAGRLRIEGKEYVVADGDVMEFRFNV